The Cellulophaga sp. L1A9 genome window below encodes:
- a CDS encoding HEAT repeat domain-containing protein, which produces MKTLEEYKIWLKKIQRNNELDHLEFVWELMRSPFIEFHYSLIIDNGLNNEFSRDLKSRFNEHIEAEDFLIGKLINNQDIEFHSEIIYLLGKINKKHKAKILEYAKKLAEDQNSYTREKAIIVLGWIGKSAETKILEKHLLEDKNEKCRAWSASSFMQMWFNRKSVKTKAYRAFEKALLSETDPFVISVILNAIRTIGKTKLGISQTSLDELNITQINIGKEKAIRHIEKTLKSKK; this is translated from the coding sequence ATGAAAACATTAGAGGAATATAAAATTTGGTTAAAAAAAATTCAACGTAATAATGAATTAGACCATCTTGAATTTGTTTGGGAACTTATGAGAAGTCCTTTCATTGAATTTCACTATTCTCTAATTATAGATAACGGATTAAATAACGAATTCAGTCGTGATTTAAAATCTAGATTTAATGAACATATAGAAGCAGAAGACTTTCTTATTGGAAAATTAATAAATAATCAAGATATAGAATTTCATTCCGAAATAATTTATTTGTTAGGTAAAATAAACAAAAAGCACAAAGCCAAAATTTTGGAGTATGCAAAAAAATTAGCTGAAGACCAAAATAGTTACACTCGTGAAAAAGCAATTATTGTTTTAGGTTGGATTGGAAAGAGTGCTGAAACTAAAATTTTAGAAAAACATCTACTTGAAGATAAAAATGAAAAATGTAGAGCATGGAGTGCTTCATCTTTTATGCAAATGTGGTTTAATAGAAAAAGCGTAAAAACTAAAGCTTATCGAGCATTTGAAAAAGCCCTACTAAGTGAAACAGACCCTTTTGTTATTTCCGTAATTTTAAATGCAATAAGGACTATAGGAAAAACGAAACTCGGAATTTCTCAAACCTCATTGGATGAATTAAATATTACTCAAATTAATATTGGTAAAGAGAAAGCAATACGGCACATCGAAAAAACACTTAAATCTAAAAAATAA